The following coding sequences lie in one Myxococcus xanthus genomic window:
- a CDS encoding TonB family protein: protein MAAAKNNGLTLRITGPDGSTAEAVSEAESVIVGSGAQAAVKIQDPGVSNLHVMLKVDKDGSVTAIDLGSEGGTEVRGQRLVLPTALNPGDVLLVGGSRVEVLFGATQPERPLPAGARVAGPVFQGPVATPPPPPRAMQMQTQARADLPNLVPTPPPPMRQVSTALGNRVERVASPGVIPVEPPRQVPPGLQPRTTPSTARTSTPNAANTATTRRTVAPHLQEPLPPEAMPTPEARVLQVALLWGDTMLEVQHFKDGVPVTIGEAKKNFFNVFAPSVGKSHVLAVSEKDVLEVRAPAGSRAFVTNQGNVRTKDALRAAGALSGQAGDDAEQRFTLGLHDRVEVSLGTVSFVARYVKPSPVITAASLKDSDFTFFKITSICMLTGLAVVLAMVLTPRQELPQSADIFESQQRVAKFLITPEKKLEAKKLQLSAPEEGAKAKDEEGKFGKEEAKQQEAAPSKPGTPVVDKSKKEKDRQAVGKAGLLGAFKGMKGGASDVFGPGGFGTGINDALGGLKGGAAMGDAQGVGGLGSRGTGKGAGGTALGIGGLGTQGTGRGTGGSGGIDLGGRGKSITKVIPGKTTVVGGLDKDVIAKVIRRHQGEIKYCYESELNKDPSLAGKVAVAFVIDPTGAVSDASVSETTLNNAAAERCMLSRIRRWKFPEPKGGGVVSVTYPWLFSPAGAGG from the coding sequence AGTGAGGGTGGCACGGAGGTGCGTGGACAGCGGCTCGTCCTCCCCACGGCGCTCAATCCCGGGGATGTGTTGTTGGTGGGCGGCAGCCGGGTGGAGGTGCTCTTCGGAGCGACCCAGCCCGAGCGTCCGCTTCCCGCGGGTGCGCGGGTGGCGGGGCCGGTGTTCCAGGGGCCGGTGGCCACGCCACCGCCGCCGCCGCGTGCCATGCAGATGCAGACGCAGGCGCGCGCGGATCTACCGAACCTGGTTCCCACGCCGCCGCCGCCCATGCGCCAGGTGTCCACGGCGCTGGGCAACCGCGTGGAGCGGGTGGCCTCTCCCGGTGTGATTCCGGTCGAGCCGCCCCGGCAGGTGCCTCCGGGGCTCCAGCCTCGCACGACACCCTCCACGGCGCGGACGTCCACGCCGAACGCGGCGAACACGGCCACGACGCGGCGGACGGTGGCGCCGCACCTCCAGGAGCCGCTGCCTCCCGAGGCCATGCCCACGCCCGAGGCGCGCGTCCTCCAGGTCGCGCTGCTGTGGGGCGACACCATGCTGGAGGTCCAGCACTTCAAGGACGGCGTGCCCGTCACCATCGGCGAGGCGAAGAAGAACTTCTTCAACGTCTTCGCGCCGTCGGTGGGCAAGAGCCATGTGCTGGCCGTCAGCGAGAAGGACGTGCTGGAGGTGCGCGCTCCCGCGGGCTCGCGCGCCTTCGTCACCAACCAGGGCAACGTGCGCACCAAGGACGCGCTGCGGGCCGCGGGCGCGCTCTCCGGCCAGGCCGGTGACGACGCCGAGCAGCGCTTCACCCTGGGGCTGCACGACCGGGTGGAGGTGTCGCTGGGCACGGTGTCCTTCGTCGCGCGCTACGTGAAGCCGTCTCCGGTCATCACCGCCGCGTCGCTGAAGGACTCCGACTTCACGTTCTTCAAGATCACCAGCATCTGCATGCTGACGGGCCTGGCGGTGGTGCTGGCCATGGTGCTGACGCCGCGCCAGGAGCTGCCGCAGAGCGCGGACATCTTCGAGTCCCAGCAGCGCGTGGCGAAGTTCCTCATCACCCCGGAGAAGAAGCTGGAGGCGAAGAAGCTCCAGCTGTCCGCGCCGGAAGAGGGCGCCAAGGCGAAGGACGAGGAAGGCAAGTTCGGCAAGGAGGAGGCGAAGCAGCAGGAAGCGGCGCCCTCCAAGCCCGGCACGCCCGTGGTGGACAAGAGCAAGAAGGAGAAGGACCGTCAGGCGGTGGGCAAGGCCGGCCTGCTGGGCGCCTTCAAGGGCATGAAGGGTGGGGCATCGGACGTGTTCGGTCCCGGCGGCTTCGGCACCGGCATCAACGACGCGCTGGGCGGCCTCAAGGGCGGCGCGGCCATGGGTGACGCGCAGGGCGTGGGCGGCCTGGGCTCGCGTGGCACTGGCAAGGGCGCTGGTGGCACCGCGCTGGGCATCGGTGGTCTCGGGACGCAGGGCACCGGCCGTGGCACGGGCGGGTCGGGCGGCATCGACCTGGGCGGCCGTGGCAAGTCCATCACCAAGGTCATCCCTGGCAAGACGACGGTGGTGGGCGGCCTGGACAAGGACGTCATCGCCAAGGTCATCCGGCGGCACCAGGGGGAGATCAAGTACTGCTACGAGTCGGAGCTGAACAAGGACCCGAGCCTCGCTGGCAAGGTGGCGGTGGCCTTCGTCATCGACCCCACGGGCGCGGTGTCCGACGCGAGTGTCTCCGAGACGACGCTGAACAACGCCGCGGCGGAGCGCTGCATGCTGTCGCGAATCCGCCGCTGGAAGTTCCCGGAGCCCAAGGGCGGCGGCGTGGTGTCGGTGACGTACCCCTGGCTCTTCTCGCCCGCGGGCGCGGGAGGGTGA
- the cglE gene encoding adventurous gliding motility protein CglE encodes MKKSQLIAALALLSSPVLAATPPEGVAFEPRRGFFTETDIGVFFTVGGENVYSNAQTYLQLGVGYDLTEKLSLGAHFGLGSSAQNCFAGYLPGTETCALSDNFTMAFFNASAAYHVRVMDRLFLTPKVVAGYTRLDPAPVDPGEGDPGRAVSAPNAGLGFGVEYATGMDHFSVGADLLARYIIGPNITSFAIFPKVKYTF; translated from the coding sequence GTGAAGAAGTCTCAGTTGATTGCCGCGCTCGCGCTGCTGTCGTCTCCGGTTCTTGCGGCCACACCGCCGGAAGGGGTGGCGTTCGAGCCGCGCCGTGGTTTCTTCACCGAGACGGACATCGGCGTGTTCTTCACCGTGGGCGGGGAGAACGTCTACTCCAACGCCCAGACGTATCTTCAGCTCGGCGTGGGGTACGACCTCACGGAGAAGCTGTCGCTGGGGGCGCACTTCGGGCTCGGCTCGTCCGCGCAGAACTGCTTCGCGGGCTACCTGCCTGGCACGGAGACGTGCGCGCTGTCGGACAACTTCACCATGGCCTTCTTCAACGCGTCGGCGGCCTACCACGTGCGTGTCATGGACCGGCTGTTCCTCACGCCCAAGGTCGTGGCGGGCTACACGCGGCTGGATCCGGCGCCCGTGGACCCAGGCGAGGGCGACCCGGGACGCGCCGTCAGCGCGCCCAACGCGGGCCTGGGCTTCGGCGTGGAGTACGCCACGGGCATGGACCACTTCTCCGTCGGCGCGGACCTGCTGGCCCGCTACATCATCGGGCCCAACATCACCTCCTTCGCCATCTTCCCGAAGGTGAAGTACACGTTCTGA
- the typA gene encoding translational GTPase TypA, whose amino-acid sequence MIPRENIRNVAIVAHVDHGKTTLVDHLLRQAGTFRSNEHVAERVMDSNDLEREKGITILAKNTAVNYKGMQINIIDTPGHADFGGEVERGLRLVEGVILLVDAAEGPLPQTRFVLSKALAMGLKTVLVINKIDRQDARAKDVLDLVYSLYIDLGADEQQLEMPVLYTIARQGQASTQLEVPGKTLEPLYDAIINHIPPPPKSDETSLQLLVANLDYDDYVGRLAVGRVQAGRITANMPVAVCREGGKVQPGKIVKLYGFSGLKRVEIPDAGPGEIVSIAGIEEISIGDTIADAEKPVPLPRITVDEPTMMMVFKVNDGPLAGKEGKFVTSRNLRERLYREAYRNVGVRVEDTDTPDAFRVVGRGELALAVIIENMRREGYELTASNPEPITKEIDGQVHEPMELLFCDVPENSVGAVTERLGPRKGRMVDMGTLGSGRTRLQFRIPARGLIGFRSEFLTITRGEGIMSSQFDGYEPWFGYIPKRQNGAIVSDRLGDTVPYALFSIQERGSLFIGAGTTVYEGMIIGEHSHASELNVNCCREKKLTNIRAAGRDENVILTPPREISLEKALEWIADDELVEVTPKSIRMRKKALAVGERYRAERDRKREERAAEGE is encoded by the coding sequence ATGATTCCTCGCGAAAATATTCGTAACGTCGCCATTGTCGCTCACGTCGACCATGGCAAGACCACGCTCGTCGATCACCTGCTTCGCCAGGCGGGCACCTTCCGTAGCAACGAGCACGTCGCCGAACGGGTGATGGACTCGAACGACCTCGAGCGCGAGAAGGGCATCACCATTCTCGCGAAGAACACCGCGGTCAATTACAAGGGCATGCAGATCAACATCATCGACACCCCGGGTCACGCCGACTTTGGTGGTGAGGTGGAGCGTGGTCTGCGCCTCGTTGAGGGCGTCATCCTGCTGGTGGACGCCGCCGAAGGCCCCCTGCCCCAGACGCGCTTCGTGCTCAGCAAGGCCCTGGCCATGGGCCTGAAGACGGTGCTGGTCATCAACAAGATCGACCGCCAGGACGCCCGCGCGAAGGACGTGCTGGACCTGGTGTACTCGCTCTACATCGACCTGGGCGCGGACGAGCAGCAGTTGGAGATGCCCGTCCTCTACACCATCGCCCGCCAGGGTCAGGCGTCCACGCAGCTGGAGGTCCCCGGCAAGACGCTGGAGCCCCTGTACGACGCCATCATCAACCACATCCCGCCTCCGCCGAAGTCGGACGAGACGTCGCTGCAGCTGCTGGTCGCCAACCTGGACTACGACGACTACGTCGGCCGTCTGGCCGTGGGCCGCGTGCAGGCCGGCCGCATCACCGCCAACATGCCCGTGGCCGTCTGCCGCGAGGGTGGGAAGGTGCAGCCGGGCAAGATCGTCAAGCTGTACGGCTTCTCCGGCCTGAAGCGCGTGGAGATCCCGGACGCGGGTCCGGGTGAAATCGTCTCCATCGCCGGCATCGAGGAGATCTCCATCGGCGACACCATCGCCGACGCGGAGAAGCCGGTGCCCCTGCCCCGCATCACCGTGGACGAGCCCACGATGATGATGGTCTTCAAGGTCAATGACGGGCCGCTGGCGGGCAAGGAAGGCAAGTTCGTCACCTCCCGCAACCTGCGCGAGCGCCTCTACCGCGAGGCCTACCGCAACGTGGGCGTCCGCGTGGAGGACACCGACACGCCGGACGCGTTCCGCGTGGTGGGCCGCGGCGAGCTCGCCCTGGCCGTCATCATCGAGAACATGCGCCGCGAGGGCTACGAGCTGACGGCCTCCAACCCGGAGCCGATCACTAAGGAGATCGACGGGCAGGTCCACGAGCCCATGGAGCTGCTCTTCTGCGACGTGCCGGAGAACAGCGTGGGCGCGGTGACGGAGCGCCTGGGGCCCCGCAAGGGCCGCATGGTGGACATGGGCACCCTGGGCTCGGGCCGCACCCGGCTCCAGTTCCGCATCCCCGCGCGCGGCCTCATCGGCTTCCGCTCGGAGTTCCTCACCATCACCCGTGGCGAGGGCATCATGAGCAGCCAGTTCGACGGCTACGAGCCGTGGTTCGGCTACATCCCCAAGCGGCAGAATGGCGCCATCGTCTCCGACCGCCTGGGCGACACCGTGCCCTACGCGCTCTTCAGCATCCAGGAGCGTGGCTCGCTCTTCATCGGCGCCGGCACCACGGTGTACGAGGGCATGATCATCGGCGAGCACTCGCACGCGTCCGAGCTGAACGTGAACTGCTGCCGTGAGAAGAAGCTCACCAACATCCGCGCCGCCGGCCGCGACGAGAACGTCATCCTCACCCCGCCGCGGGAAATCAGCCTGGAGAAGGCGCTGGAGTGGATCGCCGACGACGAGCTGGTCGAGGTGACGCCCAAGTCCATCCGCATGCGCAAGAAGGCGCTGGCGGTGGGCGAGCGCTACCGCGCCGAGCGTGACCGCAAGCGCGAGGAGCGCGCGGCCGAAGGCGAGTAA
- a CDS encoding alpha/beta fold hydrolase has protein sequence MSPGARYFHQDRLRVPDGAELYYQVQGDGLPGIVFCDGLGCDGFAWKYLAPYLVRNHRVLRWHYRGHGRSTVPEDRSRIGMLYTCDDLRRMLDAVGMERAVLFGHSMGVQVALEFQRRYAQRVCGLVLVCGSYGNPLDTFHDSTVLKRAFPLIRRVVERYPGQSARIIHTVLRTELAVQLAITLEMNRERIARNDLAPYFDHLARMDPVVFVRTLESMAEHNAWDHLPHVDVPTLVVAGGQDKFTPGWISEEMADRIPGAELELIPDGTHTTPLEAPGRVEARVERFLRERLNVRTGPPSPTPTPAVSPPAGP, from the coding sequence ATGAGTCCCGGCGCGCGGTACTTCCACCAGGACCGCCTGCGCGTCCCGGACGGCGCGGAGCTGTATTACCAGGTCCAGGGAGACGGCCTTCCGGGCATCGTCTTCTGCGACGGCCTGGGCTGTGACGGCTTCGCCTGGAAGTACCTGGCGCCCTACCTGGTCCGGAACCACCGCGTGCTGCGCTGGCACTACCGGGGCCACGGCCGCTCCACCGTCCCCGAGGACCGCTCTCGCATCGGCATGCTGTACACCTGCGATGACCTGCGGCGGATGCTCGACGCCGTGGGGATGGAGCGCGCCGTCCTCTTCGGCCACTCCATGGGCGTCCAGGTGGCGCTGGAGTTCCAGCGCCGCTACGCCCAGCGCGTGTGCGGGCTCGTCCTGGTGTGCGGCAGCTACGGCAACCCGCTGGACACCTTCCACGACTCCACCGTGCTCAAGCGGGCGTTCCCGCTCATCCGCCGCGTGGTGGAGCGCTACCCTGGGCAGTCCGCCCGCATCATCCACACGGTGCTGCGCACGGAGCTGGCCGTGCAGCTGGCCATCACCCTGGAGATGAACCGGGAGCGCATCGCCCGCAACGACCTGGCGCCCTACTTCGACCACCTGGCCCGGATGGACCCCGTCGTCTTCGTGCGCACCCTGGAGTCCATGGCGGAGCACAACGCGTGGGACCACCTGCCCCACGTGGACGTCCCCACCCTGGTGGTGGCGGGCGGCCAGGACAAGTTCACGCCGGGTTGGATCTCCGAGGAGATGGCCGACCGGATCCCCGGCGCCGAGCTGGAGCTCATCCCCGACGGCACCCACACCACCCCACTCGAAGCCCCCGGGCGGGTGGAGGCCCGCGTCGAGCGCTTCCTCCGGGAGCGACTGAACGTGCGTACCGGCCCCCCCTCGCCCACGCCTACACCGGCGGTGAGCCCTCCCGCTGGCCCCTGA
- a CDS encoding sigma 54-interacting transcriptional regulator produces the protein MDYGKHLNLHTIIMLRDVIRKWWQVELAFADRHGVVHEWQRGDVSPPPNAFCRAALTSKEGLRRCGQSVRVLNEKFKANKKVRRSLIHDCHLNFSIVGAPLYIANEYEGFLFVEGFARQPLDAREADVLKSKVRQFAPSHVDLDGLSEQVPVLDGAELSKLSDLLECAANEIANHEAAEASRQEDGAPVLSRELSDRYRFEKIIGRSGPMMEVFRLMEKVANSDSTVLINGESGTGKELVARAIHLSGPRAQQPFVVQNCSAFNDNLLESALFGHTRGAFTGALRDKKGLFEVADSGTFFLDEVGDMSAALQVKLLRVLQEGTFLPVGGTQLKEVNVRVIAATHKDLGELVKRGEFREDLYYRINVIRVQLPPLRERRDDMPVLIDHFLRKHHREGQRARGLDAEALAILGAYAWPGNIRELENEIERLLVLGGELESIPAELISSRIRDAVLPGGGPFISPRAHGKLHEAVEALEREMIQQGLMRTRHNKSRLARELGISRSNLILKISRYGLDKGLPEDEAEMGDA, from the coding sequence ATGGACTACGGGAAGCATCTGAACCTGCACACCATCATCATGCTCAGGGATGTCATCCGCAAGTGGTGGCAGGTCGAGCTGGCGTTCGCGGACCGCCACGGCGTGGTGCATGAGTGGCAGCGCGGGGACGTCAGCCCGCCGCCGAACGCCTTCTGCCGTGCCGCCCTGACCTCGAAGGAGGGCTTGCGGCGCTGCGGCCAGTCCGTCCGTGTACTGAACGAGAAGTTCAAAGCCAACAAGAAGGTGCGCCGCTCGCTCATCCACGACTGCCACCTCAACTTCAGCATCGTGGGCGCGCCCCTCTACATCGCCAACGAATACGAGGGCTTCCTCTTCGTCGAGGGCTTTGCCCGTCAGCCTCTTGACGCGCGCGAAGCGGACGTCCTCAAGTCGAAGGTGCGCCAGTTCGCCCCGTCGCACGTGGATCTGGACGGGTTGAGCGAGCAGGTCCCCGTCCTGGACGGCGCCGAGCTGAGCAAGCTGTCCGACCTGCTCGAGTGCGCGGCGAATGAAATCGCCAACCACGAAGCGGCGGAGGCCTCCCGGCAGGAGGACGGCGCGCCCGTGCTGTCCCGCGAGCTGAGCGACCGCTACCGCTTCGAGAAGATCATCGGGCGCTCCGGGCCCATGATGGAGGTCTTCCGGTTGATGGAGAAGGTGGCCAACTCCGACTCCACCGTCCTCATCAACGGCGAGTCCGGCACCGGCAAGGAGCTGGTGGCCCGCGCCATCCACCTCAGCGGCCCGCGCGCGCAGCAACCCTTCGTGGTGCAGAACTGCTCCGCCTTCAACGACAACCTGCTGGAGAGCGCCCTCTTCGGCCACACCCGCGGCGCCTTCACCGGCGCGCTGCGCGACAAGAAGGGCCTCTTCGAGGTCGCCGACAGCGGCACCTTCTTCCTGGATGAAGTGGGCGACATGTCCGCCGCGCTGCAGGTGAAGCTCCTGCGCGTGCTCCAGGAGGGCACCTTCCTGCCCGTGGGCGGCACGCAGCTCAAGGAGGTCAACGTCCGCGTCATCGCCGCCACCCACAAGGACCTGGGCGAATTGGTGAAGCGGGGCGAATTCCGCGAGGACCTCTACTACCGCATCAACGTCATCCGCGTGCAGCTGCCCCCCCTGCGGGAGCGGCGCGACGACATGCCCGTCCTCATCGACCACTTCCTGCGCAAGCACCACCGCGAGGGCCAGCGCGCGCGAGGGCTGGACGCGGAGGCACTGGCCATCCTGGGCGCCTACGCGTGGCCGGGGAACATCCGCGAGCTGGAGAACGAAATCGAACGCCTGCTCGTGCTGGGGGGCGAGCTGGAGTCCATTCCCGCCGAGCTCATCTCCAGCCGCATCCGCGACGCCGTGTTGCCCGGCGGAGGCCCCTTCATCTCTCCGCGCGCCCACGGCAAGCTGCACGAGGCCGTGGAGGCATTGGAGCGGGAGATGATCCAGCAGGGACTGATGCGCACGCGCCACAACAAGAGCCGGCTGGCGCGAGAGCTGGGCATCAGCCGCTCCAACCTCATCTTGAAGATCTCCCGCTACGGCCTGGACAAGGGCCTGCCCGAGGACGAGGCGGAGATGGGCGACGCATGA
- a CDS encoding cation diffusion facilitator family transporter, with protein MTTSPYTRGESGHGHEHDHGDGHGHHHHHGHGHGHGHGPRKGGLAEERKKDKRRLIFALVLTATIALAEAVGGWLTNSLALMSDAGHMLTDVSALALSLVALWFAGKPADVKKTYGYYRMEILSALLNGVLLMGITGFILYEAWERVRTPAPVDIGPMAIVASVGLLANLGALGFLHRSHSMNVRGAFLHVLGDTLSSVGVLVGAGIMAYTGWYVVDPIISVVISIVIVIGAVRLVRDAVDVLMEAVPAHVDLAQIKELMLRAQGVTAVHDLHVWTISSGVYALSAHLVVQDPMVCNNDEILSAVKHDLYDRFGIDHTTIQIESETYAHLGEVH; from the coding sequence GTGACTACTTCCCCTTACACCCGCGGTGAATCCGGGCATGGCCACGAGCATGACCACGGCGACGGCCATGGCCACCACCATCATCATGGCCATGGGCACGGCCATGGGCACGGTCCCCGGAAGGGCGGACTGGCGGAGGAGCGGAAGAAGGACAAGCGCCGGCTCATCTTCGCCCTGGTGCTGACGGCCACCATCGCGCTGGCGGAGGCGGTGGGCGGCTGGCTGACGAACTCGCTGGCCCTGATGTCCGACGCGGGCCACATGCTGACGGACGTGTCCGCGCTGGCGCTGAGCCTGGTGGCGCTGTGGTTCGCGGGCAAGCCGGCGGACGTGAAGAAGACGTACGGCTACTACCGGATGGAGATCCTCAGCGCGCTGCTCAACGGCGTGCTGCTGATGGGCATCACCGGCTTCATCCTCTATGAGGCATGGGAGCGGGTGCGAACGCCGGCGCCGGTGGACATCGGGCCCATGGCCATCGTGGCCTCGGTGGGCTTGTTGGCCAACCTGGGCGCGCTGGGGTTCCTGCACCGTTCCCACTCCATGAACGTGCGCGGGGCCTTCCTGCACGTGCTGGGAGACACGCTGTCATCGGTGGGCGTGCTCGTGGGCGCGGGCATCATGGCGTACACGGGCTGGTACGTCGTGGACCCCATCATCTCGGTGGTCATCTCCATCGTCATCGTCATCGGCGCGGTGCGGCTGGTGCGCGACGCGGTGGACGTGCTGATGGAGGCGGTGCCGGCGCACGTGGACCTGGCGCAAATCAAGGAGCTGATGCTCCGCGCGCAGGGCGTCACGGCGGTGCATGACCTGCACGTGTGGACCATCTCCAGCGGCGTGTATGCGCTGTCCGCGCACCTGGTGGTGCAGGACCCCATGGTCTGCAACAACGACGAGATTCTCTCCGCGGTGAAGCACGACCTGTACGACCGCTTCGGAATCGACCACACCACGATTCAAATCGAGAGCGAGACCTACGCCCACCTGGGCGAGGTCCACTGA
- the rsmD gene encoding 16S rRNA (guanine(966)-N(2))-methyltransferase RsmD, giving the protein MRIVAGTAKGRALAGPKSSSLHIRPTADRVRETLFNVLGQFLDGQRVLDLYAGTGALGLEAVSRGAGHAVLVDQDREALTLCRENARAVGLAGQVEVLSAPVARALETLKRRGDRFELIFADPPYAARVVETVLDGIVAAGLLTPSGMVVVEHDKREAAPDTHAGLDREDQRRFGDTLVSFYRAP; this is encoded by the coding sequence ATGCGAATCGTCGCAGGCACCGCCAAGGGCCGCGCCCTGGCCGGCCCCAAGTCCTCGTCCCTTCACATCCGTCCCACGGCCGACCGCGTCCGGGAGACGCTCTTCAACGTGCTGGGCCAGTTCCTGGACGGCCAGCGGGTGCTGGACCTCTACGCCGGCACCGGCGCGCTGGGCCTGGAGGCCGTGTCTCGCGGCGCGGGGCATGCGGTGCTGGTGGACCAGGACCGCGAGGCGCTCACGCTCTGCCGTGAGAATGCGCGGGCCGTGGGGCTCGCCGGGCAGGTGGAGGTGCTGTCCGCGCCGGTGGCCCGGGCGCTGGAGACGCTGAAACGGCGGGGCGACCGCTTCGAGCTCATCTTCGCGGACCCGCCGTACGCCGCGCGCGTGGTGGAGACGGTGCTGGACGGCATCGTGGCCGCCGGGCTGCTGACGCCCTCCGGCATGGTGGTGGTGGAGCACGACAAGCGCGAGGCGGCGCCGGACACACATGCCGGGCTTGACCGGGAAGACCAGCGCCGCTTCGGGGACACGTTGGTGAGCTTCTATCGGGCGCCGTGA
- the coaD gene encoding pantetheine-phosphate adenylyltransferase, whose protein sequence is MLVAIYPGSFDPLTNGHLSLIQRSLKMFDRLIVAIAVNPKKTPLFSEDERRTLIREAIQDDRVEVDAFHGLLVDYVRRRNAGVIVRGLRAVSDFEYEFQLANMNRKLAPDVETVFMMTGEDYFYISSNLVREVASFGGDVTGLVPPNVHEGLKAKFAGRK, encoded by the coding sequence ATGCTGGTCGCCATCTATCCTGGTTCTTTTGATCCGCTCACCAACGGGCACCTGAGCCTCATTCAGCGCAGCCTGAAGATGTTCGATCGTCTCATCGTGGCCATCGCGGTGAACCCGAAGAAGACACCGCTCTTCTCCGAGGACGAGCGGCGCACGTTGATTCGCGAGGCCATCCAGGACGACCGGGTGGAGGTCGACGCCTTCCACGGCCTGCTGGTGGACTACGTGCGGCGCCGCAACGCGGGCGTCATCGTCCGCGGGCTGCGGGCGGTGTCGGACTTCGAGTACGAGTTCCAGCTCGCGAACATGAACCGCAAGCTGGCGCCCGACGTGGAGACCGTCTTCATGATGACGGGGGAGGACTACTTCTACATCTCCTCCAACCTCGTCCGGGAGGTGGCCTCTTTCGGTGGGGACGTCACCGGGCTGGTGCCGCCCAACGTGCACGAAGGTTTGAAGGCGAAGTTCGCTGGAAGGAAGTAA
- a CDS encoding pyridoxal phosphate-dependent aminotransferase has translation MKLARRLQAIKPSPTLALNSRAKALAAKGVDVVVLAAGEPDFDTPDYVKQAAVDALRAGFTKYTATNGIPELREAICAKLERDNGLRYMPDQVLVTSGGKQALYNFCQAALEEGDEVIIFAPFWVSYPDMVRLAGATPVIVPTREEDGFAPDPDAIRRALTPRTRAVIINSPGNPTGAVYSRAALERIAEVLRPHDCLIVTDDIYEKLLYTDERLGISDVAPDLVPRLVVVNGMSKAYSMTGWRLGYIAGPKPLVAAMQMVQDQSTSNASSIGQKAALAALQGPPDTITNMVKEYRERRDFFVAGLNALDGVRCRMPEGAFYAFADVRGLLGRSYKGKPVTSAMQLSEILLDDFRVAAVPGEPFGADGYVRMSFVTSREVLQKGLARLGELVKALS, from the coding sequence ATGAAACTCGCTCGCCGGCTCCAGGCCATCAAGCCGTCTCCGACGCTCGCTCTCAACTCGCGCGCCAAGGCGCTCGCCGCCAAGGGTGTGGATGTGGTGGTCCTGGCCGCGGGAGAGCCGGACTTCGACACACCGGACTACGTGAAGCAGGCCGCGGTGGACGCGCTGCGAGCGGGCTTCACCAAGTACACCGCCACCAACGGCATCCCGGAGCTGCGCGAGGCCATCTGCGCCAAGCTCGAGCGGGACAACGGGCTGCGCTACATGCCGGACCAGGTGCTCGTCACCTCCGGTGGCAAGCAGGCCCTCTACAACTTCTGCCAGGCGGCGCTGGAGGAGGGTGACGAGGTCATCATCTTCGCGCCCTTCTGGGTCAGCTACCCGGACATGGTGCGGCTGGCGGGCGCCACGCCCGTCATCGTCCCCACGCGTGAGGAGGACGGCTTCGCGCCGGACCCGGACGCCATCCGCCGCGCGCTCACGCCGCGCACGCGCGCCGTCATCATCAACAGCCCGGGCAATCCCACCGGCGCCGTCTATTCGCGCGCGGCGCTGGAGCGCATCGCGGAGGTGCTGCGGCCCCACGACTGCCTCATCGTCACGGATGACATCTACGAGAAGCTGCTCTACACCGATGAACGCCTGGGCATCAGCGACGTGGCGCCGGACCTGGTGCCGCGGCTGGTGGTCGTGAACGGCATGAGCAAGGCGTACTCCATGACGGGCTGGCGCCTGGGCTACATCGCCGGGCCCAAGCCGTTGGTGGCCGCCATGCAGATGGTGCAGGACCAGTCCACCTCCAACGCCTCGTCCATTGGCCAGAAGGCGGCGTTGGCGGCGTTGCAGGGACCGCCGGACACCATCACCAACATGGTGAAGGAGTACCGCGAGCGCCGTGACTTCTTCGTCGCGGGACTGAACGCGCTGGACGGCGTGCGCTGCCGGATGCCCGAGGGCGCCTTCTACGCCTTCGCGGACGTGCGGGGCCTGCTGGGCCGGTCGTACAAGGGCAAGCCGGTGACGTCCGCGATGCAGCTGTCGGAAATCCTCCTCGACGACTTCCGCGTCGCCGCCGTGCCCGGCGAGCCGTTCGGCGCGGACGGCTACGTGCGCATGAGCTTCGTCACCTCGCGTGAGGTGCTGCAGAAGGGCCTTGCCCGCCTGGGTGAGCTGGTCAAGGCCCTGAGCTGA